Below is a genomic region from Paenibacillus rhizovicinus.
ACGAGCTCGTTGTTCGCATGCAAATCACAGGGCTGATTAATCAAAATAATCGGTATACGCGCAAGGGCGAACGTCCCCGGACGCCAGGTTGCAATCATGCAAATACGAAGCGGTGACATCCCGAATCGCATTGCCCCAATCGATGCCGAAATGCAGCCTCCAGCCGCCTTATTGAAATTTTCTTGAAGCCTTTACTGATTTTCCATGGTTCGCCTCGCTAGAAACTGTTGGTATAATACGAAGAGAAGGAGTGAGCCATGATGAGCCGATTCATTGATTGCTATATTCGGAACGACGAGGAGAAGAACAGGGCCGAGCTCGCGGAGCGGCTGGCTGTCCGGTTCGGGGAGAGAGCGCCCCGGCATGATCGCGAAGGTTCGTTTCCCTTTGATAATTTCGCCGATTTGCGTGAAGCCGGATATTTGAAACTGACGGTTCCGCGGGCGTTCGGCGGAGACGAAATTTCACTGTACGAGTTCGTCATGCTGCAGGAGCGGCTGGCCTACGGAGACGGCTCGACCGCGCTTGCCGTCGGCTGGCATCTCGGCCAGGTGATGCATCTCCGCACGACCGGGAAATGGCCGGCGGACACGTTCGCCGAGCTGTGCCGTTCCATCGTAACGGACGGCACGATGATCAATACCTTCGCCAGCGAAGCCGCTTCCGGCAGCCCGAGCCGCGGCGGCCGGCCGGAGACGACCGCGGTTCCCGTGGAAGGCGGCTGGCGGATTACCGGACGCAAAACGTTCAGCACGCTTTCGCCGATCCTCGACCGTTTCGTCGTGTCCGCTTACCTGCCGGACGAAGACTGCACGGCGGATTTTCTCGTCCATCGCTCGGACCGGGTAACGATCGTCGAAACATGGGATACGCTCGGCATGCGGGCGACGGGCAGCCATGACGTCGTGCTCGACGGCGCTTTTGCCGCGACAGACAAACGGCTCACGGGCAAAGGCATCGATGACGGAGGCGGCTGGATGCTGCATATTCCGGCTTGTTATATGGGCATCGCCCTTGCCGCGCGCGACTATGCCTTGGCATTCGCCCGCTCCTATCGTCCCAATTCCTTGGATAAACCGATTGCGGCCCTCCCGTCCGTTCAACAGTCCATCGGCGAGATGGAAATCGAGCTTCGCACCGCGCGCACGCTGCTCTACGCGGCGGCCGATCGGTGGGACAAGGAACCTGCCGAACGGACCAAGATGAAACCCGAGCTCGGCTTGGCGAAATACGCGGTCACGAATAACGCTCTACGCGTCGTGGACTTGGCGATGCGCATCGTCGGCGGCACCAGCCTATCGCGCAGCAATCCGCTGGAACGTTACTACCGGGATGTCCGCGCGGGCTTGCATAACCCGCCGATGGACAGCTCGGTCATCCAGACGCTGGCCGCTGCCGCGCTTGGCGAGATTGCGCCTTAAGCTTCGCAGAACGCGGCGCGGCCGCGAAGCGGTCGCGTCGAAGCCGGCTGCGTCCACGGCGGCAAACAAAAAAGGCGGATCGGGGATCCGCCTTCATGCTCATTATCCAGCCCATTATCAGCTCATTAACAGCTCGCTTATTATCCACCTCATAGACGAACTAGCTGGCTCCCGTCCGCACGCCATCAGAACAAATCGTGCTGCACCCGCTGCGGCGCATTCACGTCCCCTTTAAGGAAATACTCGTACCGGCCGAACCGGGACAGCGCCTCCTTGTCGGACAACCAGACCCATTCGTCGATTTCGGTCTGGCAGCGGTGGGCGCGGAAGGCGGCGAGCTTCGCCTCGTTATAGGCTTGCACGTCAACCTTGATTACGTCCTTCCGGGTATGACCGTACCGTTCCGGACGCTCCATCGCGTCGCCGAACGTAATGAAGTACAGCGCTCCCCTGGTTGCAGACCGCCGGAATGCGGCCGTCGTCACTTTGCCGATCGCGCAGTGATCCGGGTGTCCCCCGTACAATTCATGGAACGTCAGCACGACGTCCGGATCGATCTCGCGGATCAAATCTTCAATTCGTCTCGTCAGCAATTCCTCGTCTTCGAATTCGACCGTCTTGTCGCGAATATCGAAGAACATCAAATTGCCGATGCCGAGGTGGTCGCAAGCTTCCCGCAGCTCCAGCTCGCGGGCGGGGGCGATCGTTTCACGATTCAGGTACGGCGGGTTCCCCATCCGGCGGCCCATTTCGCCGCGCGTTGCGCTGACCAGCGTCATCTCGACGCCCTCGGCGGCATACTTGGCGAACGTGCCGCCGCAAATAAACGTCTCGTCGTCGGGATGGGCGAATACCGCAAGCAGCTTGCGCTTCGGCGCTTGTTCGTTCTTATTCATTCCGGAAACGGCTCCCTTCCTAGATGCAGCGCGACGTTCATGCGCCCTTTGTCGTCATAGCCTGCCAGCAGCAGGCGGCCGTGCTCGTCCACTTCATAATGCGTGAGTGCTTCCATGCGCAGCCAGCCATGCCCGTCGAAACGAAGCGCGGCGCGGAAGGAGCCTTCCCCCGCGATAAAAGCCTGCGTTACCTGCACTTTGAAATTGCGGACGAATACGAAGGAGGTCGCCTCGCTGTGAATATAGGCCTCCGATCCGACGAATTTCCGGAGCTCGGCCTCCGCTTCCATTCTGGTTATTGGGATCATGAATTCCGATCTCATTTCTATATGGATTTTAATTTCCAGCCTATTGTAGCACGGAAACAGGGTTTGTTCGACGGCTGTCGCAGGCCGAATAAGCCGATAATCATCGACCCTGCAGCATGGTGCACCGATTGTCGGATGCATGCTCGCGTTTCCTGTTATTTTATTGATGAAGGAGGTCATGCTTGTGGATTTGCTAGCGAATATGAACGGCGCGATGAAGTACGTGGAGGACAACCTCGCGGGCGAAATCGATTTCAAAGAAGCCGCAAGGCGGGCGCTCTGCTCCGAATACCATTTCAAACGGATGTTTTCCTTCCTTGCGGGCGTGCCGCTGTCGGAACACATCCGCCGCAGGCGGCTTACGCTTGCCGCGCTGGAGCTGCAAGCGAGCGGCGGCAAAGTCATCGACGTCGCGCTCAAATACGGCTACGCTTCGTCGGATGCGTTCACGCGCGCCTTCCAGCAGCTGCACGGCGTAACGCCATCCGAAGCGCGTACCGGCGGCCATTCGCTCAAAGCCTATCCGCCGATGACCTTCCGATTAGCCATTCAAGGAGGACGCGAAATGAATTATCGTCTGGAAGAGAAAGAAGCTTTTCGCATTATCGGCATGAAGAAGAGAGTCCCCATCGTGTTCAACGGCGTCAATCCGGAGATTGCCGCCATGTGGGCAAGCTTGAACGAGGCATCGATCAAAGAGTTGAAATCGCTGTCGAACATTGATCCCGCCGGAATCATCAGCGCGTCCACGAACTTCTCCGAGGGCCGGATGGAAGAACGCGGCGAGCTCGACCACTACATCGGCGCGGCATCGACCCTGGATTGTCCGGACCCCGACCGGCTGGCGCAGCTCGAAGTGCCCGCTTCGACGTGGGCGGTCTTCACGGCCGTCGGCCCGTTCCCCGAAACGCTGCAGCAAGTATGGGGAAGCATCTATGCCGAATGGTTCCCTTCGTCCGGTTATGAACAACGGGAAGGCCCGGAAATCCTCTGGAATGCGGATAAGGATACGAGCTCTCCGACGTTCAGAAGCGAAATCTGGATTCCGGTCCAGAAGATGTAGTCACTGTTCTTATTTCTTCTCGCGCTTGCGGCCCGCCTTCTCGATGTTCTCCGCGACGCGGTATTCCAAGATCTGGCGGATGAGCGCATACGGCAAAGGCTTGCCGATCGGGAATTGTACGGCCCCTTTCGATGCTTTATAGCCCGTCAAGGCTTCCTTGAAAGCAACGATGCCGCTCGGAGTCGGGTAGAAGCCGATATGGTTCTTGTAAGCGGCGAAGTAGACCAGATTGCCATGCAGCATAAAAGCGGGCATTTGGTACGCGATCTTCTCCTGCGCCCCCGGCGCCGCCTCGTGGATGAGCTGTCTTAGCGTTTGCAGCTCCGCCTGCACCTCGGGCGGGAAAGCCGAGATATAGTCGTCGATCGACGCGATGGCCGTTGGGTTATCTTGTTCTTTCATGGCTGCTCCTTTCGTACGTCCGCCGGAATGGGTGATAACGGGCGGTTCTTGCCCCTATTGTATCAAAAGAAGCAGCAAAACGGCGAAACGGGACTATCTCCCGCTTCGCCGTTTTCGTCTGCGCGAATTAGTGTTGCAGTTATCTTCGGACAGGCCGAGAGGAGCTACGAGTTAATGAGTTCATTCCCTTCGAACTGCGGCAGCCAGCCGCGGTTCGCCTCGAACAGCTCATCCACCATCTCCTGAATTTCCTGCAGGCTGAGCACGGCCGACGTGAGCGGATCGAACGCGATCGCTTGGAAAATCTTCCGCTTGTCGCCCGTCAGCGCGCCTTCGACGGCCAGCTCCTCGCATCTTGCGCTCGTATTGACGAGAATCGCCAGATGGTCGGGCAGCTTGCCGACGTGGATCGGAGACAGCCCGCTCCGCGAGGCCAGCACCGGCACTTCGACGCACGCGCCTTCCGGCAGGTTGTCGATTAAGCCGAAATTGCGCACGTTGCCGTTGAATTTAAACAACGTACCGTCGCCGAACACGGCGTTGAAGATGTAAGAAGCATATTCTTCGCCTCGCGCCAAGTCGATCGGCCTGTCGCGCCATTCCTCCATTTGCTGCTGCCAGTTGTTCTTCATCCGCTCGCCGTATTTGACGATGGCGCCGTATTCGCCGGGATTCCAGCCCGTGCCGTGCGTGCAGTACCGTTCGATCAGATCCGGGCGCTTGCGGAACCACGCGTTGTACTCCGAATTGTGGCCGCTCGACTCCGTCACGTAATAGTCCAGGTGCAGGAACATTTCGTTCCGCACGATTTCTTCGTTGTAGACGGCCGGATTATTCTTGACGGCGTCCCGGATGAGCGGGTAGACGTTCTCGCCGTTTCGCTTGAAGTCCAAGTAAAAGGCCTGGTGGTTAATCCCCGCGCACGTATACGTAATCTCCTCCATCGGCGCGCCGATCCAGCCGGCAAGCATCGACGCCGTGCCTTGCACGCTATGGCAAAGGCCCGTAATCCGCACCTTCGTTTCGCCTTGCATCGCCCTGCAGAGCATCGCCATCGGGTTGGAATAGTTCAGGAAGATCGCATCCGGACAGATGCGCTCGATGTCGCGGGCAATATCGAGCATCGCCGGAAGCGTTCTCAGAAAACGGAAAATGCCGGCCGGGCCGCGCGTGTCGCCGATGTTGATGTCCACGCCGTATTTCTTCGGAATTTCCACGTCATGCCGGTAAACGTCCAGATCGCCGACCATGATCGTGCACAAGACGCCGTTCGCCCCTTGAAGCGCTTCCTCGCGGTTCGTCGTGGTCTCCAGCTTCACGTCGCGGTATTCGCCCGCGGCGATGATGTTCTCCACCGCTGCTTTGGCAAACGCCAGGCGGCCGGAATCGATGTCCATCAGCGAGATCGTGCTGTCTTGAAAAGCGGGAAAGGTCAACAGGTCGCGCACCAAATTCTTCGTGAAGACTAGACTGCCGGCTCCGATAAAAGCGATTTTCGCGGTCATACGTTCTCCTCCTTATTGGTCGGTACGGATTGTCCTTACGAATATGAAGTCATGGACTGATCTTGGACAAAAAAGCAGTGTAAGCCGGTTTGGCCGTCCACGTCGCATCGCTGTGCAATAAGCCGAACGTATTCTCCCGATTGCCGTTGTCGTAAGAAACGTTATCGACCAATTCGTACCACATCATCGGTCCGGCGTACGGGAGCCCGAACCATACGTCGAACGCATTCGCCGTGAAGGCCGCCTGATCCGCCTCGCTGACTTCGCCTTCGCCCGTTCCGGTCGCCCAGCCGACCTCCGTCGCCCATATCTTCTTGTTCGTGTCGCCTTTGCCGTTCATCAGATCGACGATCGACTGCAGCTCCGTGAAGGTCCAATGGCTCGTCGACGAACCCGCTACGTAGGTGTAGGTATGATAAGCGATCGTATCGAAATAACCTTTGCCGCCGTTGTCGTATATAGCTTGCATGAAGTCGAGGGGCGCAATGCTGTTCGGCACGTAAGCCGGCTCTACAGGGGAGAAGCCGCCCACCAGGATCGTAGGCGCCGCAACGCCAAGCTCGGCAGCTGCCTGACGGATGCCGTTCGAGCCCGGTTTCAGCATGTTATTCGTATACTTGACCGGATCGACGCTCGGCATGTTGAAGAACTGCATGTTCTCTTCGTTGCCGATTTCGAAAGCGATCGTAACGCCACGGTTCAAATACCGTTTGGCGATCTGGTAGCAGATATTGCCGTACGCCGCGCCGTTCGTCGGCGCATAGTTGTGATCCGGCGTGCTCGATACGCCCGCCGCCCATGCCGGAGCAGAACGAATGACGATATCATACTTCAAGCCCCTGGCCTGGATCGCGTTGAAAATCAGATCGGCCTGCGTCCAATTGATCGTCCCTTGCGTCGGCTCCATCAGATCCCAGAACAACGTGCCCCTCACCCATTTCGATCCCGTGCTGCTCACCTTGTCATACAATTGATTGAGACCTGCGCTCGTAGCGAAATAAGGGTCCTGGGTGTTGAAGCCGATATTTTGTCCGCTGTAGGTCTGGACCTGTACGGCCGTTAACGCAAAATCGTCCGTATAAGTAGCGCCCGTGCCCGCGTTCTTCCAGACGAAAATATTCGCCGTCGTATTCGCGCTGCCCGTCGTAAACGTAATGCTCAATTGGGTATAAGTCGCGGATGTCGTCGTCGTGTTCACTTCCGCTCCGCCGAAATTCTTCGCGCCGAGATACACGACGTCGCCCGCCGCCGCGTTCTTCACCCATGCCGACAGCGTATAGGTCGTGTTCGGCGAGAGTCCGGCGATGTTCTGTTCCACGCCGGTATTCGAGGTGCCGATATTCACCGCGCGGGTTCCCGAATGGACGTTGGTTGTCGATAGGACCGCATTATTCTGCGTGGTCCAAGGGGACAGGACACCGGTCTCGAAGCCCGGGTTCTGCAGCGGCGGCGAGAATATCGTGAAATCGTCCGCATACGTTGCCGCCGTACCCCCGTTCTTCCACACGTAGATCGTTGCGGATGTATTGGCGCTGCCTGTCGTGAAGGTGATGGTCAATTGGGTGTAAGCCGCCGAGGTTGTCGTGGCGACGATATCCGTCGAGCCGAAGTTTTTGACGCCCAAGTAAACGAGGTCGCCCGCTGCCGCGTTCTTCACCCATGCCGATACGGTATAGCTCGTGCCGGGCGAGAGACCGGTCAATTCTTGTTCCACGCCGGAGTTGGAGATGCCGAGATTCAGCGCCTTGGTTCCGGAATGGACGTTGGTCGTTACGACGGAAGCGTTGTTGGAATTCGTCCACGGGGAAAGCGTGCCTGTCTCGAAGCCCGGGTTCTGCAGCGGCGGCGAGAAAATCGTGAAATCGTCCGCATACGTTGCCGCCGTGCCCCCGTTCTTCCACACGTAGATCGTTGCGGATGTATTGGCGCTGCCTGTCGTGAAGGTGATGGTCAGTTGGGTGTAAGCCGCCGAGGTTGTCGTGGCGACGATATCCGTCGAGCCGAAGTTCTTGACGCCCAAGTAAACGAGGTCGCCCGCTGCCGCGTTCTTCACCCACGCCGATACGGTATAGCTCCTGCCGGGCAAGAGACCCGTCAATACTTGTTCTACGCCGGAGTTGGAGATGCCGAGATTCAGCGCCTTGGTTCCGGAGTGGACGTTGGTCGTTACGACGGAAGCGTTGTTGGAATTCGTCCACGGGGAAAGCGTGCCTGTCTCGAAGCCTGGATTGGAAATCACGGCGTCTGCCGAAGCCGTCGTCGGATGCAAGGCGAACTGCGAGAAGCATACGGTCAGTAATAGAAGAGCTGCTGCACATAATCGGATGATTTTGCGTGACGCTTTCATACATTACCTCCTCATAGTCGAGCTTGTCTCGTTACACCTGCGTTATTCCTTCCTGCGGCATGAGCCAAAAGCCAAACCAACCGCAGCGCCTATCAATCCCCCTTCCAAGGAGTCCCCGGTCTTGCGCAATGAAGCCGGTTACATAAGGATTAATTTCTATTATTCGGTTGCCGCCCCCTGTTTCCTGCTCCTTTCAATAAACATGAGAATAGCCCCGGGATAGGCTCCCGGGGCTAGGTAACGAGGCAACGGCGTTATGGCAAATTAATCGATTTTATACGTCCAGAAGCGTTCCGTGCCGAAACGGTCCTGCACCTCTTTGTCCGACAACGACTTGTTGCCGAGCAGCTCCAACGCTTGGAACTGGGAACGGTGCGCTTGAATGGAGCCCAGCTTCTGCTTCAAGAACGCCCTCACGTCGACGGTGACGTCCGGTTTGCCGATCGCTTGCTCGTGATCTCTCGCAAACGCCATGCAGCGAACGGGAGGCCGCTCGCCCGCGGGCAGTTTGCTGACCGCGCGCACAACGGCAGCGCCGCAGGCGTCGTGGTCGGGATGAACGGCATAGCCCGGATAGAAGGTGAAGATCAGCGAAGGCTTGATCTCTTCCAGCAGTGCCGAGATGCTGCCGTCCAGCAGCTCCGGTTCCTCGAACTCGATCGTTTTATCATGGAAGCCGAGCAGCCGGAGATCTTGAATGCCGATCACGCTGCAAGCCTCTTCGAGCTCCTGTTTCCGTATGCGGGGGAGTTCCACCCGGTTCGTAAACGGCGGAATGCCCATGTTGCGGCCCATTTCGCCAAGTGTCAGACATGCGTAGGTGACCGGCGTGCCGGCTTGTATGAATTTAGACAACGTTCCCGACAACCCGAATGCTTCGTCGTCCGGATGCGGTAAAATGACAAGGATATGACGTTCCATCGTGTTCTCCATCTCCTCTTTCATCAGAACGGCTCCCGGCTGAGATGCAGCGCGACGACAAGCTTGCCTTGACCGTCATGCCCCGCCAATATCAACCGTTCCTCGTCTGTCTCCTCGTAATGCGTCAACCCTTCGGAATATACCCAGCCATGCGACATCTTGAGTCCGACCCGGTACGGGCCGCCGCCGGAAATCGATCCGTGCGAGAAACGGACGACGGCATTGCTGATGAACGTAGCCGCCGGATGCTTCGAGCTGTCCAAATGGGAAGCATAGGCTCCCGTCGTCATCTCCAAATGGAGGTATAAATCCTGATTCTTAAACCGGTCGATTCGTTGCTGAATCACCGCGTGATCGATAAGCTGCATGTCTCTTCCTCCCAACCAACGTTACGACGTTGCTCTCTAAAGAGATTATAGCCGATAATGCCGCCGACTCCAAAACGATTCCGCAAACGCCTCGCATGGAACCGTTCACATGAAAAAAGCTCCCCGCTTAGCATCAGGCTGTTATCGTGCGCCTGACTGCTATTAGGGGAGCTCTTCGCTATCCGATCATTAATTGACTTTATTCACGACTTGGCCTGGAACCGCGTCTTGATCATCCTCATAGACGCTCGTTTTGGAATACGCCTGTTCCAGCAGGGACGCGAGGTTCGTCGTATTCGATTGCGCGCCGAACGAGTTAAGCAGCAGCGCGAACGGATCCTTGCTGCTGGCATCGGCAGATTCGGACGAATCCGAATTATTGTTCATGAACGCTTGAAGCACGGCGGCGTTGGGATCGAAGTTCATGATGTCGGACACGCTGCTCGAATCATTGTCCAACCCGGGCAAAGAGAGATCGTCAGCGTCATCGTTCGTATTAGAACCGGCCGCATTGCCGTTTAGAAAGTCGAGCAAGGACGGACTGGAGAATTGCAATTGACTCAGCAGCGCCTGCGCGTCTTGCTGTTTGGAGGAACTGCCGGACGTGCCGGAAGCACTCGTTCCATCTGCGGATTTATCGGCATCCGCAGCTGTAGGTTCGCTCGTAATCGGCGCGTATGCGCTCGATTGCGCTTGCGTTTGAAGCATGCTTAAATAATTTTGATAGACGCTGTTGCTGCTTGAACCGATTCCATTCACACTCATAAAGGTTAATCCTCCCAATTGCCGAATGATTGCATCATACGCCCCGCATATGAATTTCCAATGAATTCACATGCGATGCGCCGTATTTCCGGCAACAAAAAAAACGACATCGCTGTCGTTTTCAATGTCGTGCATGATGGGATTATTCCGGTGCGGATTACTTCCCGGCCGATTCCTTGGTTGCCGCATCAAGCATCGCATGCCAATCCGAAAAGTTCGTCTCTCTGGCTACATGCCGGTCAAACAGCTCGTCGGGAATGTTCTTGATATCTTCCCGCGTATCGATTTGGAAGTTGCCCTTCTCCTTAAACGCGGCGAAGCTCTCGCACTTCGTATGCTTCTTCATAAATCCTTCATGAAACAGCTTCTCGAGCGGAATATGATCCGGGTCTTCCTGCACGGTCTTCTGGCCTTGTAATTCCTTCAGCAACTCATCAAATGGCATTGGCTTTTGCTTTCTCAGACGCTCACCTCATCACAAAATTTACGTTCATCTACATAAAACGCAATGACTCTATCCCAGTCAGTCATTTCATACGATTGCTACAAGTACATGTGCGATATAACTGATCAATATTAGCATTAACAGGGTATACTATTCAATCCTTTTTTATACAACCACTATTTTTAGGCGTGAATCGTAACTTTCGTACCCGTCGGTACCTCGGCGAACAGCCACTCCGCATCTTCGTTGCGCATCCGGATGCATCCGGCGCTGGCATTGGTTCCGATCGACGCAGGCGCGTTCGTTCCATGAATGCCGTATTTCATCCCTTGCGTATTCGGAACGCTAAGTCCGAGCCAGCGGCTGCCCAGCGGGTTCTTGGGATCGCCGCCGGGAATGCCCTTGGCCGAGTACCAGGGATTCTCGATCTTCGTCATGATTTCGAAGCTGCCGGTCGGCGTCAGTCCCGCCCTTCCGCTGGCGATGTCGAAGCTCTTCTCGACCGCTCCGCCGAGAAGCAGGTACAGCTTGTTTCGCGTAATATCGATTTCGATCGAGCGGACTTTAATCGATGTCACTACCGCCGCGCCGCCGGCCGTGCCGCTGTTCGCCGTGCTGCCTTTGGCCGGGCTCGCTGTCGCGCTGCCGGCAACGCTGCCTCCAGTCGGGCTGTTCGCGGCCGTGCTTCCTCCAGTCGAGGTTCCGGCCGCGCTGCTATTCGTCGTCGCACTGCTCGCGGTCATGTAGAACGGATTCGGAATTTGCAGCACTTGTCCCGCTTTGATCACACTTTGCGCAGCGCCGATCCCGTTGGACTGGGCGATAGCCTGCTGGTAGTCCTGCGGCTTGAAATAGCGAACGGACAGACTGTACAAGGTTTCGCCCTTCTGCACCGTATGCTTCGCCTCTCCGGACGGAAGCGGAATTCGAATCGCCATCCCTGTCTTCAGCCCCGTATTCGGATCGGTGATCCGATTGTACGCCATCAACGCGTTCATATATTGATTGCGGTTGAAATAGCGATTCGTAATCGCGAACAGCGTATCTCCCGGCTTGACCGTATAACGATCCATGACCATCGGATTGGCCAGCTTCAGCGTTGTCCCCGCTTTCAAGCTTGCCTTCGGATTCCACCCGTTTATTCTCGCCACTCGCTCGTAATCGCCGGTCAAATAAAACGTTTTCGAGATGCCGTATAACGTTTCCCCCGGCTTAATGGTGTACGGCACGCTAATATAGGTATCTTCGTTTGCCAGCGCGCTCGTAAAACTCGGAAAGCATGAACCTACAATCAAACTGATCACGATACAAAAGACCCACTTCGACAAGTTACTCAAACGATGATCACACCTTCTGACGGAATAATTGCGGCTCACACGTTTCGCCGCCATTCGGCAAAATCCCTTCTATTTCGGCAGCTCCAGCCGATAATTGAGTCGATCGTAGGAAAACGCTTCGGCAGCCTGCCCGCGACGGGTTCTTAAGGACCATATTCACGCGGTGAATACTCGGGACCATAGTCAAGAAAGTCCCGGGTAGCATGAAAATGCCTTGCGGCTCATCGTGCTGCGGTTTCCGCCCGATTTATTGTCAGTTAAAGGAAACGCGTCCTGCCTGTTGAATGGATAATAACGATGCCAACGCATAGATTGGGAAACCCAAACAGGTCGAGGAGCTGATGATGGATGGAAATCAAGCAAGTCGTTGTAACGGGTCAAAACGCGGTCGAGCTGCAAACCTTTGATTTGAACGAGCAGGTAGGACCGGATGAAGTACTCATCGATACGGAGTATACCTTCATAAGCGCAGGCACGGAGCTCGCCAACTACACGGCTAAGGATGCCAACGTCCTCAAGCCCGGCAATTGGAATTCGTATCCGTGGAAATCCGGTTATGCCAACGTCGGTATCGTTCGGAAGACCGGAGCCGATGTGACCAAGGCCAAAGTCGGGCAGCGCGTCTATACGTTCGGCAAGCATGCATCGGCGATCATCGCCAATCAACAAGAGCTCCTAA
It encodes:
- a CDS encoding LysM peptidoglycan-binding domain-containing protein, which codes for MISLIVGSCFPSFTSALANEDTYISVPYTIKPGETLYGISKTFYLTGDYERVARINGWNPKASLKAGTTLKLANPMVMDRYTVKPGDTLFAITNRYFNRNQYMNALMAYNRITDPNTGLKTGMAIRIPLPSGEAKHTVQKGETLYSLSVRYFKPQDYQQAIAQSNGIGAAQSVIKAGQVLQIPNPFYMTASSATTNSSAAGTSTGGSTAANSPTGGSVAGSATASPAKGSTANSGTAGGAAVVTSIKVRSIEIDITRNKLYLLLGGAVEKSFDIASGRAGLTPTGSFEIMTKIENPWYSAKGIPGGDPKNPLGSRWLGLSVPNTQGMKYGIHGTNAPASIGTNASAGCIRMRNEDAEWLFAEVPTGTKVTIHA